A portion of the Capra hircus breed San Clemente chromosome 24, ASM170441v1, whole genome shotgun sequence genome contains these proteins:
- the MBD1 gene encoding methyl-CpG-binding domain protein 1 isoform X4, translating to MAEDWLDCPALGPGWKRREVFRKSGATCGRSDTYYQSPTGDRIRSKVELTRYLGPACDLTLFDFKQGVLCYPSSKAHSLAITSRKRKKPSKPAKARKCQVGPQKSEVRKEAPRDDTKADTDTVPASLPAPGCCENCGISFSGDGTRRQRLKTLCKDCRAQRIAFNREQRMFKRVGCGECTACQVKEDCGACSTCLLQLPHDVASGLFCKCERRRCLRIVERSRGCGVCRGCQTREDCGRCRVCLRPPRPGLRRQWKCVQRRCLRHLAHRLRRHHQRCQRRPPLAVAPPAGKHGRRRGGCDSKVVARRRPPRAQSPPPPPPPQPPESPELHPRALAPSPPAEFIYYCVDEDELQPYTNRRQNRKCGACAACLRRTDCGHCDFCCDKPKFGGSNQKRQKCRWRQCLQFAMKRLLPSVWAGSEDGASPPPAHPHRKRPGSTRRPHLGQTLKPPLATPAAQPDRAQTPVKEEAGSGFVLPPPGTDLVFLREGASSPVQVPGPAPASTETRLQEAQCPGLSWVVALPQVKQEKADAQEDWTPGTAILTSPVLLPGCPSKAVDPGLPSVKQEPPDPEEEKDDNKADSTSDLAPEEEAGGAGTPVITEIFSLGGTRLRDTAVWLPSLQGRQSRRKDGCKMWETEDTLAPTSTNWKPQGWPESHVSLSPPPTSVMWVSCRRSWCPSSQS from the exons ATGGCTGAGGACTGGCTGGACTGCCCAGCTCTGGGCCCTGGCTGGAAGCGCCGTGAGGTTTTTCGCAAGTCAGGTGCCACCTGTGGACGCTCAGACACCTACTACCAGAG CCCCACAGGAGACAGGATCCGAAGCAAAGTTGAGCTGACCCGATACCTGGGCCCTGCATGTGATCTCACCCTCTTCGACTTCAAACAAGGCGTTCTCTGCTATCCATCCTCCAAG GCCCACTCCTTGGCCATCACCAGCAGGAAGCGGAAGAAGCCTTCAAAGCCAGCCAAGGCTCGGAAGTGTCAGGTTGGACCTCAGAAGAGTGAAGTCAGGAAGGAGGCACCAAGGGATGACACCAAGGCTGACACTGACACAGTCCCAGCTTCACTTCCTGCCCCTGG GTGCTGTGAGAACTGTGGAATCAGCTTTTCAGGAGATGGCACCCGAAGGCAGCGGCTCAAGACTTTGTGCAAGGACTGCCGAG cACAGAGGATCGCTTTCAATCGGGAGCAGAGGATGTTTAAG CGTGTGGGCTGCGGGGAGTGCACGGCCTGCCAGGTAAAGGAAGATTGTGGGGCCTGCTCCACCTGCCTCCTGCAGTTGCCCCATGATGTGGCCTCGGGGCTGTTCTGCAAGTGTGAGCGAAGACGGTGCCTCCGCATTGTGGAAAGG AGCCGAGGGTGTGGAGTGTGCCGGGGCTGTCAGACCCGAGAGGACTGTGGCCGCTGTCGAGTCTGCCTTCGCCCTCCCCGCCCTGGGCTCCGGCGCCAATGGAAGTGCGTCCAGCGGCGCTGCCTCCGG CACCTTGCTCACCGTCTCCGTCGCCACCATCAGCGATGTCAACGACGCCCTCCCCTCGCTGTGGCTCCCCCTGCT GGTAAACACGGCCGCCGTAGGGGAGGCTGCGACTCCAAGGTGGTGGCCCGGCGGCGTCCACCCCGAGCCCAGTCACCGCCTCCACCTCCCCCACCTCAGCCTCCAGAGTCTCCGGAGCTG CACCCCAGAGCCCTGGCCCCCTCGCCTCCTGCTGAATTCATCTATTACTGTGTAGACGAGGACGAGCTA CAGCCTTACACAAACCGTCGGCAGAACCGCAAGTGTGGGGCCTGTGCAGCCTGCCTGAGGCGGACGGACTGTGGCCACTGTGACTTCTGCTGTGACAAGCCCAAGTTTGGGGGCAGCAACCAGAAGCGCCAGAAGTGTCGTTGGCGCCAGTGCCTGCAGTTTGCTATG AAGCGGCTTCTGCCAAGTGTCTGGGCAGGGTCCGAAGATGGGGCATCACCACCCCCAGCTCATCCTCATCGAAAGAGGCCTGGCTCTACTCGAAGGCCTCATCTGGGTCAGACCCTGAAGCCTCCCTTGGCCACACCGGCAGCTCAACCAGACCGAGCCCAAACTCCAGTGAAGGAGGAAGCAGGCAGTGGCTTTGTGCTGCCCCCACCTGGCACTGACCTTGTGTTCTTACGGGAGGGCGCAAGCAGTCCCGTGCAGGTGCCTGGCCCAGCCCCGGCTTCCACAGAAACTCGGTTGCAG GAGGCCCAGTGCCCTGGCCTGAGTTGGGTCGTGGCCTTACCCCAGGTGAAGCAAGAGAAGGCGGATGCCCAGGAAGACTGGACACCGGGCACAGCCATCCTGACTTCTCCTGTATTGCTGCCTGGCTGCCCCAGCAAG GCAGTAGACCCAGGCCTGCCATCAGTGAAGCAAGAGCCACCTGACCCTGAGGAGGAGAAGGACGACAACAAGGCTGACTCCACCTCTGACTTGGCCccagaggaggaggcaggaggggctggCACGCCCGTG ATCACGGAGATTTTCAGCCTGGGTGGAACCCGCCTCCGGGACACAGCAGTCTGGTTGCCAAG TCTGCAGGGCAGGCAGTCGAGAAGGAAAGATGGATGTAAAATGTGGGAGACGGAGGACACACTGGCGCCCACGAGCACGAACTGGAAACCACAAGGATGGCCTGAAAGCCATGTCAGCCTCTCACCACCTCCAACTTCAGTGATGTGGGTGTCCTGCAGAAGAAGCTGGTGCCCTTCATCACAGAGTTAA
- the MBD1 gene encoding methyl-CpG-binding domain protein 1 isoform X7, producing MAEDWLDCPALGPGWKRREVFRKSGATCGRSDTYYQSPTGDRIRSKVELTRYLGPACDLTLFDFKQGVLCYPSSKAHSLAITSRKRKKPSKPAKARKCQVGPQKSEVRKEAPRDDTKADTDTVPASLPAPGCCENCGISFSGDGTRRQRLKTLCKDCRAQRIAFNREQRMFKRVGCGECTACQVKEDCGACSTCLLQLPHDVASGLFCKCERRRCLRIVERSRGCGVCRGCQTREDCGRCRVCLRPPRPGLRRQWKCVQRRCLRGKHGRRRGGCDSKVVARRRPPRAQSPPPPPPPQPPESPELHPRALAPSPPAEFIYYCVDEDELQPYTNRRQNRKCGACAACLRRTDCGHCDFCCDKPKFGGSNQKRQKCRWRQCLQFAMKRLLPSVWAGSEDGASPPPAHPHRKRPGSTRRPHLGQTLKPPLATPAAQPDRAQTPVKEEAGSGFVLPPPGTDLVFLREGASSPVQVPGPAPASTETRLQEAQCPGLSWVVALPQVKQEKADAQEDWTPGTAILTSPVLLPGCPSKAVDPGLPSVKQEPPDPEEEKDDNKADSTSDLAPEEEAGGAGTPVITEIFSLGGTRLRDTAVWLPSLQGRQSRRKDGCKMWETEDTLAPTSTNWKPQGWPESHVSLSPPPTSVMWVSCRRSWCPSSQS from the exons ATGGCTGAGGACTGGCTGGACTGCCCAGCTCTGGGCCCTGGCTGGAAGCGCCGTGAGGTTTTTCGCAAGTCAGGTGCCACCTGTGGACGCTCAGACACCTACTACCAGAG CCCCACAGGAGACAGGATCCGAAGCAAAGTTGAGCTGACCCGATACCTGGGCCCTGCATGTGATCTCACCCTCTTCGACTTCAAACAAGGCGTTCTCTGCTATCCATCCTCCAAG GCCCACTCCTTGGCCATCACCAGCAGGAAGCGGAAGAAGCCTTCAAAGCCAGCCAAGGCTCGGAAGTGTCAGGTTGGACCTCAGAAGAGTGAAGTCAGGAAGGAGGCACCAAGGGATGACACCAAGGCTGACACTGACACAGTCCCAGCTTCACTTCCTGCCCCTGG GTGCTGTGAGAACTGTGGAATCAGCTTTTCAGGAGATGGCACCCGAAGGCAGCGGCTCAAGACTTTGTGCAAGGACTGCCGAG cACAGAGGATCGCTTTCAATCGGGAGCAGAGGATGTTTAAG CGTGTGGGCTGCGGGGAGTGCACGGCCTGCCAGGTAAAGGAAGATTGTGGGGCCTGCTCCACCTGCCTCCTGCAGTTGCCCCATGATGTGGCCTCGGGGCTGTTCTGCAAGTGTGAGCGAAGACGGTGCCTCCGCATTGTGGAAAGG AGCCGAGGGTGTGGAGTGTGCCGGGGCTGTCAGACCCGAGAGGACTGTGGCCGCTGTCGAGTCTGCCTTCGCCCTCCCCGCCCTGGGCTCCGGCGCCAATGGAAGTGCGTCCAGCGGCGCTGCCTCCGG GGTAAACACGGCCGCCGTAGGGGAGGCTGCGACTCCAAGGTGGTGGCCCGGCGGCGTCCACCCCGAGCCCAGTCACCGCCTCCACCTCCCCCACCTCAGCCTCCAGAGTCTCCGGAGCTG CACCCCAGAGCCCTGGCCCCCTCGCCTCCTGCTGAATTCATCTATTACTGTGTAGACGAGGACGAGCTA CAGCCTTACACAAACCGTCGGCAGAACCGCAAGTGTGGGGCCTGTGCAGCCTGCCTGAGGCGGACGGACTGTGGCCACTGTGACTTCTGCTGTGACAAGCCCAAGTTTGGGGGCAGCAACCAGAAGCGCCAGAAGTGTCGTTGGCGCCAGTGCCTGCAGTTTGCTATG AAGCGGCTTCTGCCAAGTGTCTGGGCAGGGTCCGAAGATGGGGCATCACCACCCCCAGCTCATCCTCATCGAAAGAGGCCTGGCTCTACTCGAAGGCCTCATCTGGGTCAGACCCTGAAGCCTCCCTTGGCCACACCGGCAGCTCAACCAGACCGAGCCCAAACTCCAGTGAAGGAGGAAGCAGGCAGTGGCTTTGTGCTGCCCCCACCTGGCACTGACCTTGTGTTCTTACGGGAGGGCGCAAGCAGTCCCGTGCAGGTGCCTGGCCCAGCCCCGGCTTCCACAGAAACTCGGTTGCAG GAGGCCCAGTGCCCTGGCCTGAGTTGGGTCGTGGCCTTACCCCAGGTGAAGCAAGAGAAGGCGGATGCCCAGGAAGACTGGACACCGGGCACAGCCATCCTGACTTCTCCTGTATTGCTGCCTGGCTGCCCCAGCAAG GCAGTAGACCCAGGCCTGCCATCAGTGAAGCAAGAGCCACCTGACCCTGAGGAGGAGAAGGACGACAACAAGGCTGACTCCACCTCTGACTTGGCCccagaggaggaggcaggaggggctggCACGCCCGTG ATCACGGAGATTTTCAGCCTGGGTGGAACCCGCCTCCGGGACACAGCAGTCTGGTTGCCAAG TCTGCAGGGCAGGCAGTCGAGAAGGAAAGATGGATGTAAAATGTGGGAGACGGAGGACACACTGGCGCCCACGAGCACGAACTGGAAACCACAAGGATGGCCTGAAAGCCATGTCAGCCTCTCACCACCTCCAACTTCAGTGATGTGGGTGTCCTGCAGAAGAAGCTGGTGCCCTTCATCACAGAGTTAA
- the MBD1 gene encoding methyl-CpG-binding domain protein 1 isoform X13 translates to MAEDWLDCPALGPGWKRREVFRKSGATCGRSDTYYQSPTGDRIRSKVELTRYLGPACDLTLFDFKQGVLCYPSSKAHSLAITSRKRKKPSKPAKARKCQVGPQKSEVRKEAPRDDTKADTDTVPASLPAPGCCENCGISFSGDGTRRQRLKTLCKDCRAQRIAFNREQRMFKRVGCGECTACQVKEDCGACSTCLLQLPHDVASGLFCKCERRRCLRIVERSRGCGVCRGCQTREDCGRCRVCLRPPRPGLRRQWKCVQRRCLRGKHGRRRGGCDSKVVARRRPPRAQSPPPPPPPQPPESPELHPRALAPSPPAEFIYYCVDEDELQPYTNRRQNRKCGACAACLRRTDCGHCDFCCDKPKFGGSNQKRQKCRWRQCLQFAMKRLLPSVWAGSEDGASPPPAHPHRKRPGSTRRPHLGQTLKPPLATPAAQPDRAQTPVKEEAGSGFVLPPPGTDLVFLREGASSPVQVPGPAPASTETRLQAVDPGLPSVKQEPPDPEEEKDDNKADSTSDLAPEEEAGGAGTPVITEIFSLGGTRLRDTAVWLPRAGSREGKMDVKCGRRRTHWRPRARTGNHKDGLKAMSASHHLQLQ, encoded by the exons ATGGCTGAGGACTGGCTGGACTGCCCAGCTCTGGGCCCTGGCTGGAAGCGCCGTGAGGTTTTTCGCAAGTCAGGTGCCACCTGTGGACGCTCAGACACCTACTACCAGAG CCCCACAGGAGACAGGATCCGAAGCAAAGTTGAGCTGACCCGATACCTGGGCCCTGCATGTGATCTCACCCTCTTCGACTTCAAACAAGGCGTTCTCTGCTATCCATCCTCCAAG GCCCACTCCTTGGCCATCACCAGCAGGAAGCGGAAGAAGCCTTCAAAGCCAGCCAAGGCTCGGAAGTGTCAGGTTGGACCTCAGAAGAGTGAAGTCAGGAAGGAGGCACCAAGGGATGACACCAAGGCTGACACTGACACAGTCCCAGCTTCACTTCCTGCCCCTGG GTGCTGTGAGAACTGTGGAATCAGCTTTTCAGGAGATGGCACCCGAAGGCAGCGGCTCAAGACTTTGTGCAAGGACTGCCGAG cACAGAGGATCGCTTTCAATCGGGAGCAGAGGATGTTTAAG CGTGTGGGCTGCGGGGAGTGCACGGCCTGCCAGGTAAAGGAAGATTGTGGGGCCTGCTCCACCTGCCTCCTGCAGTTGCCCCATGATGTGGCCTCGGGGCTGTTCTGCAAGTGTGAGCGAAGACGGTGCCTCCGCATTGTGGAAAGG AGCCGAGGGTGTGGAGTGTGCCGGGGCTGTCAGACCCGAGAGGACTGTGGCCGCTGTCGAGTCTGCCTTCGCCCTCCCCGCCCTGGGCTCCGGCGCCAATGGAAGTGCGTCCAGCGGCGCTGCCTCCGG GGTAAACACGGCCGCCGTAGGGGAGGCTGCGACTCCAAGGTGGTGGCCCGGCGGCGTCCACCCCGAGCCCAGTCACCGCCTCCACCTCCCCCACCTCAGCCTCCAGAGTCTCCGGAGCTG CACCCCAGAGCCCTGGCCCCCTCGCCTCCTGCTGAATTCATCTATTACTGTGTAGACGAGGACGAGCTA CAGCCTTACACAAACCGTCGGCAGAACCGCAAGTGTGGGGCCTGTGCAGCCTGCCTGAGGCGGACGGACTGTGGCCACTGTGACTTCTGCTGTGACAAGCCCAAGTTTGGGGGCAGCAACCAGAAGCGCCAGAAGTGTCGTTGGCGCCAGTGCCTGCAGTTTGCTATG AAGCGGCTTCTGCCAAGTGTCTGGGCAGGGTCCGAAGATGGGGCATCACCACCCCCAGCTCATCCTCATCGAAAGAGGCCTGGCTCTACTCGAAGGCCTCATCTGGGTCAGACCCTGAAGCCTCCCTTGGCCACACCGGCAGCTCAACCAGACCGAGCCCAAACTCCAGTGAAGGAGGAAGCAGGCAGTGGCTTTGTGCTGCCCCCACCTGGCACTGACCTTGTGTTCTTACGGGAGGGCGCAAGCAGTCCCGTGCAGGTGCCTGGCCCAGCCCCGGCTTCCACAGAAACTCGGTTGCAG GCAGTAGACCCAGGCCTGCCATCAGTGAAGCAAGAGCCACCTGACCCTGAGGAGGAGAAGGACGACAACAAGGCTGACTCCACCTCTGACTTGGCCccagaggaggaggcaggaggggctggCACGCCCGTG ATCACGGAGATTTTCAGCCTGGGTGGAACCCGCCTCCGGGACACAGCAGTCTGGTTGCCAAG GGCAGGCAGTCGAGAAGGAAAGATGGATGTAAAATGTGGGAGACGGAGGACACACTGGCGCCCACGAGCACGAACTGGAAACCACAAGGATGGCCTGAAAGCCATGTCAGCCTCTCACCACCTCCAACTTCAGTGA
- the MBD1 gene encoding methyl-CpG-binding domain protein 1 isoform X15, whose product MAEDWLDCPALGPGWKRREVFRKSGATCGRSDTYYQSPTGDRIRSKVELTRYLGPACDLTLFDFKQGVLCYPSSKAHSLAITSRKRKKPSKPAKARKCQVGPQKSEVRKEAPRDDTKADTDTVPASLPAPGCCENCGISFSGDGTRRQRLKTLCKDCRAQRIAFNREQRMFKRVGCGECTACQVKEDCGACSTCLLQLPHDVASGLFCKCERRRCLRIVERSRGCGVCRGCQTREDCGRCRVCLRPPRPGLRRQWKCVQRRCLRGKHGRRRGGCDSKVVARRRPPRAQSPPPPPPPQPPESPELHPRALAPSPPAEFIYYCVDEDELQPYTNRRQNRKCGACAACLRRTDCGHCDFCCDKPKFGGSNQKRQKCRWRQCLQFAMKRLLPSVWAGSEDGASPPPAHPHRKRPGSTRRPHLGQTLKPPLATPAAQPDRAQTPVKEEAGSGFVLPPPGTDLVFLREGASSPVQVPGPAPASTETRLQAVDPGLPSVKQEPPDPEEEKDDNKADSTSDLAPEEEAGGAGTPVITEIFSLGGTRLRDTAVWLPRSKDLKKPGGRKQ is encoded by the exons ATGGCTGAGGACTGGCTGGACTGCCCAGCTCTGGGCCCTGGCTGGAAGCGCCGTGAGGTTTTTCGCAAGTCAGGTGCCACCTGTGGACGCTCAGACACCTACTACCAGAG CCCCACAGGAGACAGGATCCGAAGCAAAGTTGAGCTGACCCGATACCTGGGCCCTGCATGTGATCTCACCCTCTTCGACTTCAAACAAGGCGTTCTCTGCTATCCATCCTCCAAG GCCCACTCCTTGGCCATCACCAGCAGGAAGCGGAAGAAGCCTTCAAAGCCAGCCAAGGCTCGGAAGTGTCAGGTTGGACCTCAGAAGAGTGAAGTCAGGAAGGAGGCACCAAGGGATGACACCAAGGCTGACACTGACACAGTCCCAGCTTCACTTCCTGCCCCTGG GTGCTGTGAGAACTGTGGAATCAGCTTTTCAGGAGATGGCACCCGAAGGCAGCGGCTCAAGACTTTGTGCAAGGACTGCCGAG cACAGAGGATCGCTTTCAATCGGGAGCAGAGGATGTTTAAG CGTGTGGGCTGCGGGGAGTGCACGGCCTGCCAGGTAAAGGAAGATTGTGGGGCCTGCTCCACCTGCCTCCTGCAGTTGCCCCATGATGTGGCCTCGGGGCTGTTCTGCAAGTGTGAGCGAAGACGGTGCCTCCGCATTGTGGAAAGG AGCCGAGGGTGTGGAGTGTGCCGGGGCTGTCAGACCCGAGAGGACTGTGGCCGCTGTCGAGTCTGCCTTCGCCCTCCCCGCCCTGGGCTCCGGCGCCAATGGAAGTGCGTCCAGCGGCGCTGCCTCCGG GGTAAACACGGCCGCCGTAGGGGAGGCTGCGACTCCAAGGTGGTGGCCCGGCGGCGTCCACCCCGAGCCCAGTCACCGCCTCCACCTCCCCCACCTCAGCCTCCAGAGTCTCCGGAGCTG CACCCCAGAGCCCTGGCCCCCTCGCCTCCTGCTGAATTCATCTATTACTGTGTAGACGAGGACGAGCTA CAGCCTTACACAAACCGTCGGCAGAACCGCAAGTGTGGGGCCTGTGCAGCCTGCCTGAGGCGGACGGACTGTGGCCACTGTGACTTCTGCTGTGACAAGCCCAAGTTTGGGGGCAGCAACCAGAAGCGCCAGAAGTGTCGTTGGCGCCAGTGCCTGCAGTTTGCTATG AAGCGGCTTCTGCCAAGTGTCTGGGCAGGGTCCGAAGATGGGGCATCACCACCCCCAGCTCATCCTCATCGAAAGAGGCCTGGCTCTACTCGAAGGCCTCATCTGGGTCAGACCCTGAAGCCTCCCTTGGCCACACCGGCAGCTCAACCAGACCGAGCCCAAACTCCAGTGAAGGAGGAAGCAGGCAGTGGCTTTGTGCTGCCCCCACCTGGCACTGACCTTGTGTTCTTACGGGAGGGCGCAAGCAGTCCCGTGCAGGTGCCTGGCCCAGCCCCGGCTTCCACAGAAACTCGGTTGCAG GCAGTAGACCCAGGCCTGCCATCAGTGAAGCAAGAGCCACCTGACCCTGAGGAGGAGAAGGACGACAACAAGGCTGACTCCACCTCTGACTTGGCCccagaggaggaggcaggaggggctggCACGCCCGTG ATCACGGAGATTTTCAGCCTGGGTGGAACCCGCCTCCGGGACACAGCAGTCTGGTTGCCAAG GTCCAAGGACCTTAAAAAACCTGGAGGTAGAAAACAGTAG
- the MBD1 gene encoding methyl-CpG-binding domain protein 1 isoform X11 — MAEDWLDCPALGPGWKRREVFRKSGATCGRSDTYYQSPTGDRIRSKVELTRYLGPACDLTLFDFKQGVLCYPSSKAHSLAITSRKRKKPSKPAKARKCQVGPQKSEVRKEAPRDDTKADTDTVPASLPAPGCCENCGISFSGDGTRRQRLKTLCKDCRAQRIAFNREQRMFKRVGCGECTACQVKEDCGACSTCLLQLPHDVASGLFCKCERRRCLRIVERSRGCGVCRGCQTREDCGRCRVCLRPPRPGLRRQWKCVQRRCLRGKHGRRRGGCDSKVVARRRPPRAQSPPPPPPPQPPESPELQPYTNRRQNRKCGACAACLRRTDCGHCDFCCDKPKFGGSNQKRQKCRWRQCLQFAMKRLLPSVWAGSEDGASPPPAHPHRKRPGSTRRPHLGQTLKPPLATPAAQPDRAQTPVKEEAGSGFVLPPPGTDLVFLREGASSPVQVPGPAPASTETRLQAVDPGLPSVKQEPPDPEEEKDDNKADSTSDLAPEEEAGGAGTPVITEIFSLGGTRLRDTAVWLPSLQGRQSRRKDGCKMWETEDTLAPTSTNWKPQGWPESHVSLSPPPTSVMWVSCRRSWCPSSQS; from the exons ATGGCTGAGGACTGGCTGGACTGCCCAGCTCTGGGCCCTGGCTGGAAGCGCCGTGAGGTTTTTCGCAAGTCAGGTGCCACCTGTGGACGCTCAGACACCTACTACCAGAG CCCCACAGGAGACAGGATCCGAAGCAAAGTTGAGCTGACCCGATACCTGGGCCCTGCATGTGATCTCACCCTCTTCGACTTCAAACAAGGCGTTCTCTGCTATCCATCCTCCAAG GCCCACTCCTTGGCCATCACCAGCAGGAAGCGGAAGAAGCCTTCAAAGCCAGCCAAGGCTCGGAAGTGTCAGGTTGGACCTCAGAAGAGTGAAGTCAGGAAGGAGGCACCAAGGGATGACACCAAGGCTGACACTGACACAGTCCCAGCTTCACTTCCTGCCCCTGG GTGCTGTGAGAACTGTGGAATCAGCTTTTCAGGAGATGGCACCCGAAGGCAGCGGCTCAAGACTTTGTGCAAGGACTGCCGAG cACAGAGGATCGCTTTCAATCGGGAGCAGAGGATGTTTAAG CGTGTGGGCTGCGGGGAGTGCACGGCCTGCCAGGTAAAGGAAGATTGTGGGGCCTGCTCCACCTGCCTCCTGCAGTTGCCCCATGATGTGGCCTCGGGGCTGTTCTGCAAGTGTGAGCGAAGACGGTGCCTCCGCATTGTGGAAAGG AGCCGAGGGTGTGGAGTGTGCCGGGGCTGTCAGACCCGAGAGGACTGTGGCCGCTGTCGAGTCTGCCTTCGCCCTCCCCGCCCTGGGCTCCGGCGCCAATGGAAGTGCGTCCAGCGGCGCTGCCTCCGG GGTAAACACGGCCGCCGTAGGGGAGGCTGCGACTCCAAGGTGGTGGCCCGGCGGCGTCCACCCCGAGCCCAGTCACCGCCTCCACCTCCCCCACCTCAGCCTCCAGAGTCTCCGGAGCTG CAGCCTTACACAAACCGTCGGCAGAACCGCAAGTGTGGGGCCTGTGCAGCCTGCCTGAGGCGGACGGACTGTGGCCACTGTGACTTCTGCTGTGACAAGCCCAAGTTTGGGGGCAGCAACCAGAAGCGCCAGAAGTGTCGTTGGCGCCAGTGCCTGCAGTTTGCTATG AAGCGGCTTCTGCCAAGTGTCTGGGCAGGGTCCGAAGATGGGGCATCACCACCCCCAGCTCATCCTCATCGAAAGAGGCCTGGCTCTACTCGAAGGCCTCATCTGGGTCAGACCCTGAAGCCTCCCTTGGCCACACCGGCAGCTCAACCAGACCGAGCCCAAACTCCAGTGAAGGAGGAAGCAGGCAGTGGCTTTGTGCTGCCCCCACCTGGCACTGACCTTGTGTTCTTACGGGAGGGCGCAAGCAGTCCCGTGCAGGTGCCTGGCCCAGCCCCGGCTTCCACAGAAACTCGGTTGCAG GCAGTAGACCCAGGCCTGCCATCAGTGAAGCAAGAGCCACCTGACCCTGAGGAGGAGAAGGACGACAACAAGGCTGACTCCACCTCTGACTTGGCCccagaggaggaggcaggaggggctggCACGCCCGTG ATCACGGAGATTTTCAGCCTGGGTGGAACCCGCCTCCGGGACACAGCAGTCTGGTTGCCAAG TCTGCAGGGCAGGCAGTCGAGAAGGAAAGATGGATGTAAAATGTGGGAGACGGAGGACACACTGGCGCCCACGAGCACGAACTGGAAACCACAAGGATGGCCTGAAAGCCATGTCAGCCTCTCACCACCTCCAACTTCAGTGATGTGGGTGTCCTGCAGAAGAAGCTGGTGCCCTTCATCACAGAGTTAA